A stretch of Pseudomonas sp. 7SR1 DNA encodes these proteins:
- a CDS encoding MlaA family lipoprotein, translating to MPKFKPAPLRVGSSLVIALAALASGCTSTPAAKPGSCESVPYTVHDPAQPINRGIFAFNRTVDDYALAPVARGYRKLPDAVQTGVHNFVANFGEPKVFINDLLQGNAQRSVNTLGRFVINSTAGIVGLIDVSGKLGIERHKADFGQTFGVWNLAPGPIVELPLLGTANLRDATGKVVGFVVDPFAGDSDTLDTLGTINTAGGIVDGRAQALPQTDQLRTQPDYYVALRDAVAQQRADFVAQGKLGAVTPQCAQEQADD from the coding sequence ATGCCGAAGTTCAAACCCGCGCCGCTACGTGTTGGATCCTCCCTGGTCATTGCACTGGCGGCACTCGCCAGCGGCTGCACCAGTACACCCGCTGCAAAGCCCGGCAGTTGCGAAAGCGTTCCGTACACCGTCCACGATCCTGCGCAGCCCATCAACCGTGGGATCTTCGCTTTCAACCGCACGGTGGACGATTATGCGCTGGCCCCGGTGGCCCGCGGGTATCGCAAGCTGCCGGACGCGGTCCAGACAGGCGTGCACAACTTCGTGGCCAACTTCGGCGAGCCCAAGGTGTTCATCAACGACCTGCTGCAAGGCAATGCGCAACGTTCGGTCAATACCCTGGGACGTTTCGTCATCAACTCGACCGCAGGCATCGTCGGGCTGATCGATGTCTCGGGCAAGCTCGGGATCGAGCGCCACAAAGCCGATTTCGGCCAGACATTCGGGGTCTGGAACCTTGCCCCGGGGCCCATCGTCGAGCTGCCGTTGCTGGGCACCGCCAACCTGAGGGACGCCACGGGCAAGGTGGTGGGTTTCGTGGTCGATCCGTTCGCAGGCGACAGCGACACCCTGGACACCCTGGGTACGATCAACACCGCAGGCGGCATCGTCGATGGTCGTGCGCAGGCGCTCCCGCAAACCGACCAGTTACGCACCCAACCGGATTACTACGTGGCCCTGCGTGACGCGGTGGCGCAACAGCGCGCCGATTTTGTCGCACAAGGCAAGCTGGGGGCGGTCACCCCGCAATGCGCGCAGGAACAGGCCGATGACTAA
- a CDS encoding response regulator, with the protein MSHLLLVDDDLEVLALLRKFLEQHGYSVEVAADGIALWQAVERRMPALIILDVMLPGDNGLVLCQRLRAEHRVGIIMLTAMGELSDRVVGLEMGADDYLTKPFDARELLARVRAVLRRTGEARGVPGDASRPVLEFEKWQLDVARRELRSPDKVMIPLSTGEFELLLVFAEHPRRVLSRQQLLDLARGETFDAFDRSIDVQVSRLRRKLETDIGGASMIRTVRNSGYYFSPQVLKR; encoded by the coding sequence GTGAGCCATTTACTACTGGTGGACGATGACCTCGAAGTCCTCGCCCTCTTGCGCAAATTCCTCGAACAACACGGCTACAGCGTGGAAGTGGCCGCCGACGGTATCGCCCTGTGGCAGGCGGTGGAACGCAGGATGCCGGCGCTGATCATCCTCGACGTCATGCTGCCGGGGGACAACGGCCTGGTACTGTGCCAGCGCCTGCGGGCCGAGCACCGGGTCGGCATCATCATGCTCACCGCCATGGGCGAGTTGAGTGACCGCGTCGTCGGCCTGGAGATGGGGGCGGACGACTACCTGACCAAGCCCTTCGACGCCCGGGAGCTACTGGCCCGGGTACGTGCCGTGCTGCGGCGCACCGGCGAAGCCAGGGGCGTGCCGGGCGACGCGTCGCGCCCGGTCCTGGAATTCGAGAAATGGCAGCTGGACGTCGCCCGGCGCGAGTTACGTTCGCCAGACAAGGTCATGATCCCGCTGTCCACGGGGGAGTTCGAACTGTTGCTGGTGTTCGCCGAACACCCGCGCCGGGTGCTGAGCCGCCAGCAATTGCTGGACCTGGCCCGGGGCGAAACCTTCGACGCCTTCGACCGCAGCATCGATGTGCAGGTCAGCCGCTTGCGTCGCAAGCTGGAGACCGACATCGGCGGCGCGTCCATGATCCGCACCGTACGCAACAGCGGCTACTACTTCAGCCCCCAGGTGCTGAAACGATGA
- the kefF gene encoding glutathione-regulated potassium-efflux system oxidoreductase KefF, with protein sequence MILIVYAHPYPDQSRVNQQMLERVSGHPDIVVRSLYDLYPDFAIDVEAEQRVVEQAQLVVLQHPMYWYSMPPLLKLWIDKVFTHGWAYGRGTTALKGKSLLWAVTTGGDQAHFQIGAHPGFSVLAQPLHATALYCHMRWLEPVVVHGAYAAESAAQHAQIEHYAARLAAWKED encoded by the coding sequence ATGATCCTGATCGTTTATGCCCACCCCTACCCCGACCAATCGCGGGTCAACCAGCAGATGCTCGAGCGGGTGTCCGGTCATCCGGACATAGTCGTGCGGTCCCTCTACGATCTCTACCCGGACTTTGCCATCGACGTCGAGGCCGAGCAGCGTGTGGTCGAGCAGGCGCAACTGGTCGTCCTCCAGCATCCGATGTATTGGTACAGCATGCCGCCCCTGCTGAAACTGTGGATCGACAAGGTGTTCACCCACGGCTGGGCCTATGGCCGGGGCACCACGGCCCTCAAGGGCAAGAGCCTGCTGTGGGCGGTCACCACCGGTGGCGACCAGGCGCATTTCCAGATCGGCGCCCATCCGGGTTTTTCCGTGCTGGCCCAGCCCCTTCACGCAACGGCCCTCTATTGCCACATGCGCTGGCTGGAACCGGTGGTGGTGCACGGCGCCTATGCCGCTGAATCCGCTGCGCAACACGCACAAATCGAACATTACGCCGCCCGCCTGGCCGCCTGGAAGGAAGATTGA
- a CDS encoding Nramp family divalent metal transporter, which translates to MTSIPTVEGQAAASTQSRFVRILKLLGPGIIAVLSWLGAGDLITSSVAGANYGYAMMWVLAVSLLLRYLIVNIIARFQLCNNQGMTILQGYAQLNPFFAWFLLVYALLMGHLMNAYMIKGAGESLAMLLKVDYPLACSMAVVLAVWLLVGRNIYSMIESVMKALLAIMTLAFIALAVMSGPDVAGIVRGTIGFSIPPDEGVHGALLVAVSVIGAVAGSIANFVHPYVMRQKGWTGPEHKRIQRNDLLFAVFVGIVINLAIWIVGAEILRPNGIEVKTLGDLGKALELFFGPIGWYVFFVGVFATLFASISGKTTAFPMLITDAFQHVRPERRERYGKEFHRDPMHKWFMLFILVTPLIWSFPGMPDFVTLTIGVSALNIIGLPVISLGLLIMSNQKSLLGKEYRNNLFENIALAFATGLALWVAFQLGVDLFT; encoded by the coding sequence ATGACGAGCATTCCTACCGTCGAGGGTCAGGCCGCAGCGTCTACCCAAAGCCGCTTCGTCCGCATCCTGAAGCTTCTTGGTCCTGGAATCATCGCAGTATTGTCCTGGCTGGGCGCAGGCGACCTGATCACGTCTTCCGTGGCCGGGGCAAACTACGGCTACGCCATGATGTGGGTGTTGGCAGTGTCGCTGCTGTTGCGTTACCTGATCGTCAACATCATCGCGCGTTTCCAGCTCTGCAATAACCAGGGCATGACCATCCTGCAAGGCTATGCCCAGCTCAACCCGTTCTTCGCCTGGTTCCTGCTGGTGTACGCGCTGCTGATGGGGCATCTGATGAATGCCTACATGATCAAGGGCGCCGGCGAATCCCTGGCCATGCTGCTGAAGGTGGATTACCCCCTGGCTTGCTCGATGGCCGTGGTCCTGGCGGTGTGGCTGCTGGTCGGGCGCAATATCTATTCGATGATCGAAAGCGTCATGAAGGCGCTGCTGGCAATCATGACACTGGCCTTCATCGCCCTGGCTGTCATGTCCGGCCCGGATGTTGCCGGTATCGTGCGGGGCACCATCGGCTTCAGCATTCCACCCGATGAAGGCGTACACGGTGCGTTGCTGGTGGCCGTCTCGGTCATCGGTGCGGTCGCCGGCTCCATCGCCAACTTCGTGCACCCCTATGTCATGCGCCAGAAGGGCTGGACAGGTCCCGAGCACAAGCGCATCCAGCGCAACGACCTGCTGTTCGCGGTGTTCGTCGGGATCGTCATCAACCTGGCGATATGGATCGTCGGCGCGGAAATCCTGCGGCCCAACGGCATAGAGGTCAAAACCCTGGGCGACCTGGGCAAGGCCCTGGAACTGTTCTTCGGCCCGATCGGCTGGTATGTGTTCTTCGTCGGCGTGTTCGCCACGCTGTTCGCCAGTATTTCCGGCAAGACCACCGCTTTCCCGATGCTCATCACCGATGCCTTCCAGCACGTGCGGCCCGAGCGCCGGGAGCGGTATGGCAAGGAGTTCCACCGCGATCCGATGCACAAGTGGTTCATGCTGTTCATCCTGGTCACGCCGCTGATCTGGTCGTTCCCCGGCATGCCTGACTTCGTCACGCTGACCATCGGGGTCAGTGCCCTGAACATCATCGGCTTGCCGGTGATTTCCCTCGGACTGCTGATCATGTCCAACCAGAAATCGTTGCTGGGCAAGGAGTACCGCAACAACCTGTTCGAGAACATCGCCCTGGCCTTTGCCACCGGCCTGGCGCTGTGGGTCGCGTTCCAGCTGGGTGTCGACCTGTTCACTTGA
- a CDS encoding VOC family protein yields MNKNRICLWYDGAALDAAQFYAATFPDSTVDAVHHAPGDYPAGKEGDVLTVEFTVMGIPCLGLNGGALFPHSEAFSFQVATDDQAETDRLWNAIIDNGGQASACGWCKDKWGLSWQITPRVLSNAIANPDRAAAKRAFEAMMQMSKIDIATIEAAVKG; encoded by the coding sequence ATGAACAAGAACAGAATCTGCCTGTGGTATGACGGTGCGGCGCTGGACGCCGCGCAGTTCTATGCCGCGACGTTTCCCGACAGCACGGTGGATGCCGTGCATCACGCTCCCGGTGATTATCCGGCCGGCAAGGAAGGCGACGTGCTGACCGTGGAGTTCACGGTGATGGGCATTCCTTGTCTCGGGCTCAACGGCGGCGCCCTGTTCCCCCACAGCGAGGCCTTCTCGTTCCAGGTCGCCACCGATGACCAGGCCGAAACGGACCGGCTGTGGAATGCGATTATCGACAACGGCGGCCAGGCCAGCGCCTGTGGCTGGTGCAAGGACAAGTGGGGGCTGTCGTGGCAGATCACGCCTCGGGTCCTGAGCAACGCGATCGCCAACCCCGATAGAGCCGCCGCCAAGCGCGCGTTCGAAGCCATGATGCAAATGAGCAAGATCGACATCGCGACGATCGAGGCGGCGGTCAAAGGCTGA
- the kefC gene encoding glutathione-regulated potassium-efflux system protein KefC — METHSLIEMLIYLGSAALIVPIAVRLGLGPVLGYLLAGCAIGPWGLKLITDVKAILEFAEIGVVLMLFIIGLELDPKRLWALRRMVFGGGALQMLACGAAIAAFCTALGLGWTAALLVGLTLSLSSTAIAMQAMSERNLTATAVGRSSFAVLLFQDIAAIPLVAMIPLLSAHGETPSGTALVLSIVKIVAAISAVVLLGRYVTRPLLRFAARSGLREIFSAVALFLVFGFGFLLEEAGLSMAMGAFLAGVLLASSEYRHALESDIEPFKGLLLGLFFIGVGMSIDFGTLIDAPLKVITLTLGFILIKLLVIKAVSRFLNVPAGQRSWQAVLLGQGSEFAFVVFGAATLAGILTDQWGKSLTLAVALSMCVTPLLILLLDRLESASKKGRQETDLVDQQNPRIIIAGFGRFGQIAGRLLMSCGVEVVVLDHDPDNIETLRKFGVKVFYGDATRLDLLHAAGAAQATVLINAIDDQQDNLTLTRLVQEHFPALKLIVRARDMGHLITLRQMGVEVAERETFESALSLGRRALVQMGVGAYEARERADQFRRLNLQMLEEIVAQPEDDLKFRHDAYRRANALLTEMFNEDRAHPVDSWPEHHRNETEEARS, encoded by the coding sequence ATGGAGACCCACAGCCTGATTGAGATGCTCATCTACCTCGGCTCGGCGGCGTTGATCGTGCCGATTGCCGTCCGGTTGGGCCTGGGGCCCGTGCTGGGCTACCTGCTGGCCGGGTGCGCGATCGGCCCGTGGGGGCTGAAGCTGATCACTGACGTGAAGGCGATCCTGGAATTCGCCGAGATCGGCGTCGTGCTGATGCTGTTCATCATCGGCCTTGAACTCGATCCCAAGCGTCTCTGGGCGCTGCGACGGATGGTGTTCGGTGGCGGCGCCTTGCAGATGCTGGCCTGCGGTGCCGCCATTGCAGCGTTCTGCACAGCCCTGGGCCTGGGCTGGACGGCGGCGCTGCTGGTGGGGCTGACCCTGAGCCTGTCGTCAACGGCCATCGCCATGCAGGCGATGAGCGAACGCAACCTGACCGCCACCGCCGTCGGGCGCAGCAGCTTCGCGGTGCTGCTGTTCCAGGACATCGCGGCCATTCCGCTGGTGGCCATGATCCCCTTGCTGTCGGCCCACGGCGAAACACCGTCCGGTACCGCCCTGGTGCTGTCCATCGTCAAGATCGTCGCGGCCATCAGCGCCGTTGTCCTGCTGGGACGCTACGTGACGCGGCCGTTGCTGCGCTTCGCCGCGCGCTCGGGCCTGCGGGAGATCTTCAGCGCCGTGGCCCTGTTCCTGGTGTTCGGCTTCGGCTTTCTCCTGGAGGAAGCCGGCCTGTCCATGGCCATGGGGGCGTTTCTCGCCGGGGTGTTGCTGGCCAGCTCCGAGTACCGCCATGCCCTGGAAAGCGACATCGAACCGTTCAAGGGGCTGCTGCTGGGGCTGTTTTTCATCGGCGTGGGCATGTCCATCGATTTCGGCACGCTGATCGACGCGCCGCTGAAAGTCATCACCTTGACCCTGGGCTTCATCCTGATCAAGCTGCTGGTGATCAAGGCTGTCAGCCGCTTCCTGAATGTCCCCGCCGGGCAACGCTCCTGGCAGGCGGTCTTGCTCGGCCAGGGCAGCGAGTTTGCCTTCGTGGTGTTCGGCGCCGCGACGCTGGCGGGTATCCTCACCGACCAGTGGGGCAAGAGCCTGACCCTGGCAGTGGCCCTGTCCATGTGCGTGACGCCGTTGCTGATCCTGCTGCTGGATCGACTGGAATCGGCGAGCAAAAAGGGCCGCCAGGAAACCGACCTGGTGGATCAGCAGAACCCACGGATCATCATCGCCGGGTTCGGCCGTTTCGGGCAGATCGCCGGCCGCCTGCTGATGTCTTGCGGCGTGGAAGTGGTGGTCCTGGACCACGACCCCGACAACATCGAGACCCTGCGCAAGTTCGGCGTGAAAGTGTTCTACGGCGACGCCACGCGCCTGGACTTGCTGCACGCCGCCGGCGCGGCCCAGGCCACTGTGCTGATCAACGCGATTGACGATCAGCAGGACAACCTGACGCTGACCCGCCTGGTCCAGGAGCACTTCCCCGCGCTGAAACTGATCGTGCGGGCCCGGGACATGGGGCACCTGATCACCCTGCGCCAGATGGGGGTCGAGGTGGCCGAGCGGGAAACCTTCGAGAGCGCATTGTCGCTGGGTCGCCGGGCGCTGGTGCAGATGGGTGTCGGCGCCTACGAGGCGCGGGAGCGAGCGGATCAGTTCCGTCGCCTGAACCTGCAGATGCTGGAGGAAATCGTCGCCCAGCCGGAAGACGACCTCAAGTTCCGCCACGACGCCTACCGGCGCGCCAATGCCCTGCTCACCGAGATGTTCAACGAAGACCGAGCCCACCCCGTCGACAGCTGGCCTGAACATCATCGCAACGAAACGGAGGAGGCGCGCAGCTAG
- a CDS encoding GlxA family transcriptional regulator, which produces MPQPIRVGLLLFPGCMPAGLFAFADLLHAANRRRGRDLFEATYVALQAGPVDCAHGVSLQAQAALGETDLDAVLVPGFWAESAEQVNALVAAQALLVKALSKGPRDRQLWAYCTGVCLLAACGRLDGQCATVTWWLAQAMQARYRKVRWQSERNCVFNERNATASGVNGYLPLAENLIEKSLSRDALRDITRLMVLPRPAVPHAAFQGIALIQQPDGLLRRLHGLVERMPAEQITVKALADRLAMSERTLARKVGSETGQTVAAYARCIKLNQVGERLVMTSLPLASIGAELGFSSSSNLQRMFKALTGLTPMAYRRQFARV; this is translated from the coding sequence ATGCCCCAGCCAATCCGTGTCGGTCTACTCCTGTTCCCCGGCTGCATGCCTGCCGGCCTGTTCGCATTTGCCGATCTGCTGCACGCGGCCAACCGTCGCAGGGGCCGGGATCTGTTCGAGGCGACGTACGTCGCTCTGCAGGCCGGTCCGGTGGACTGTGCCCATGGCGTCAGCCTCCAGGCGCAGGCGGCCCTGGGCGAGACCGATCTGGACGCGGTCCTGGTTCCCGGCTTCTGGGCCGAATCGGCCGAACAGGTGAATGCGCTCGTTGCCGCCCAGGCCCTGCTGGTGAAGGCGTTGTCCAAAGGTCCCCGGGACCGTCAGCTCTGGGCCTACTGCACCGGCGTCTGCCTGCTGGCTGCCTGTGGCCGTCTGGATGGGCAATGCGCGACGGTGACCTGGTGGCTGGCGCAGGCGATGCAAGCGCGGTATCGCAAGGTGCGTTGGCAAAGCGAACGCAACTGCGTGTTCAACGAGCGCAACGCCACTGCGTCGGGGGTGAACGGCTATTTGCCCTTGGCCGAAAACCTGATCGAGAAAAGTCTCAGCCGTGATGCGCTGCGCGACATCACCCGGCTGATGGTGTTGCCGCGCCCGGCCGTCCCCCACGCGGCATTCCAGGGCATCGCGCTGATCCAGCAGCCCGACGGGTTGCTGCGGCGGTTGCATGGATTGGTGGAGAGAATGCCGGCGGAGCAGATCACGGTCAAGGCGCTGGCGGATCGGCTGGCCATGTCCGAGCGTACCCTGGCTCGCAAGGTCGGCAGCGAAACGGGCCAGACCGTCGCCGCCTACGCCCGTTGCATCAAGTTGAACCAGGTCGGCGAGCGCCTGGTAATGACGTCATTGCCTCTGGCCAGCATCGGCGCCGAACTGGGTTTCAGCAGCAGTTCCAACCTGCAACGGATGTTCAAGGCGCTGACCGGGCTGACGCCGATGGCGTACCGGCGTCAGTTCGCACGTGTGTGA
- a CDS encoding sensor histidine kinase, with product MRPSPTAPRRPRDTVARWIALTTLLAMLTLLALNELFSMLAGAWARPPLMETGLIEKVAAVARIIDTAPVAQRPDIARAASDAGFNVQWLQRREEARLPVIDDPEFSAGLDFLRQQLGRPDAPVEAYQPGDWPNDDPAARYAVIIGLADQTWLVLSAPSRSWGLDEWERNLIIIGLILLSTFVVALVATRHLATPLERFAEGARRFGVDHQAPPIPAVGPYEIRQAISAFNAMQAQLKHYLQDRTQMLAAISHDLRAPLTRMRLRGEFIEDPEQQSRLFRDVDEMQAMVNSALEFFRDDARLEHATAFDLAELLHTIVDDLKDAGAEVSFQGSHRLVYLGRPIGIKRALVNLMDNAIKYGGEATITLEADANRVDIRILDQGPGIAPEYLEQVFTPFFRIEGSRNKHTGGVGLGLSAARATVLEHGGTLTLGNRPDGGLEVKVSLPLT from the coding sequence ATGAGACCTTCACCCACGGCCCCCCGCCGGCCACGGGACACGGTGGCCCGCTGGATCGCCCTGACCACCCTGCTCGCCATGCTGACCCTGCTGGCCTTGAATGAATTGTTCAGCATGCTCGCCGGTGCCTGGGCGCGGCCGCCGCTGATGGAGACCGGCCTGATCGAAAAAGTCGCCGCCGTGGCCCGCATCATTGACACGGCACCCGTTGCACAACGGCCCGACATCGCCAGGGCGGCCAGCGACGCCGGCTTCAACGTGCAATGGTTGCAACGCCGTGAGGAGGCCCGGCTGCCGGTGATCGACGATCCGGAATTCAGCGCGGGGCTGGACTTCCTGCGCCAGCAGTTGGGCCGGCCGGATGCCCCCGTGGAAGCCTACCAACCCGGCGACTGGCCGAACGATGACCCGGCCGCACGCTACGCGGTGATCATCGGGCTGGCCGACCAGACGTGGCTGGTGCTGTCTGCCCCCTCGCGCAGTTGGGGGCTGGACGAATGGGAGCGCAATCTGATCATCATCGGCTTGATCCTGCTGTCGACCTTCGTCGTCGCGCTGGTGGCCACGCGGCACCTGGCAACCCCGCTGGAGCGCTTCGCCGAAGGGGCCAGGCGCTTTGGCGTGGATCACCAGGCGCCGCCCATCCCCGCGGTCGGCCCCTATGAAATCCGCCAGGCGATCAGTGCCTTCAACGCCATGCAGGCCCAGCTCAAGCACTACCTGCAGGATCGCACGCAGATGCTCGCGGCCATTTCCCATGACCTGCGGGCGCCCCTGACCCGCATGCGCCTGCGGGGGGAGTTCATCGAAGACCCCGAGCAGCAATCCCGGCTGTTCAGGGATGTGGACGAGATGCAGGCGATGGTCAATTCGGCCCTGGAATTCTTCCGCGACGACGCGCGGCTCGAACACGCCACCGCGTTCGACCTGGCGGAGTTGCTCCACACCATCGTCGACGACTTGAAGGATGCGGGCGCCGAGGTGTCTTTCCAGGGCTCCCATCGCCTCGTCTATCTGGGCCGGCCCATCGGCATCAAGCGCGCCCTGGTCAACCTGATGGACAACGCCATCAAATATGGCGGCGAAGCGACCATCACGCTGGAGGCCGATGCCAACCGCGTGGACATCCGCATCCTGGACCAAGGCCCCGGCATTGCCCCCGAATACCTCGAGCAGGTCTTCACCCCGTTCTTCCGGATCGAAGGCTCGCGCAACAAGCACACCGGCGGTGTCGGGCTCGGACTGTCGGCGGCGCGGGCCACGGTGCTCGAACACGGCGGGACGCTGACCCTCGGCAATCGCCCCGATGGCGGCCTGGAGGTCAAGGTCTCGTTGCCCTTGACCTGA
- a CDS encoding aldo/keto reductase family oxidoreductase produces the protein MSKADKAGHFSLGDRTVNRMGYGAMQLAGPHVFGPPKDPAAAIAVLREALASGVNHIDTADFYGPHVTNRLIREALHPYAEDLVIVTKVGAVRGADASWNPAASPAELTQAVHDNLRNLGVDVLDVVNLRAWGDMQSPTEASIEESFTALAELQRQGLIRHLGLSNVTAAQVKQAQGIARVVCVQNHYNLTHRGDESLIADLGRQGIAYVPFFPLGGFTPLQSGTLSAVAARLDASPLCVALAWLLQRAPNILLIPGTSSVAHLQENLSASELQIPAPLLAELDALGEGSN, from the coding sequence ATGAGCAAGGCAGACAAGGCAGGTCATTTTTCGTTGGGAGACCGTACGGTCAACCGCATGGGCTACGGTGCCATGCAACTGGCGGGGCCTCACGTGTTCGGGCCGCCGAAGGATCCGGCGGCGGCCATCGCCGTGCTGCGCGAGGCGCTCGCATCAGGGGTCAACCATATCGATACCGCTGACTTCTATGGGCCCCACGTCACCAACCGGCTGATCCGTGAGGCGCTGCACCCTTACGCCGAGGACCTGGTGATCGTCACCAAGGTGGGTGCCGTTCGTGGCGCCGACGCTTCCTGGAATCCCGCCGCGAGCCCGGCCGAGTTGACCCAGGCCGTCCACGATAATCTGCGCAACCTGGGTGTGGACGTATTGGACGTGGTCAACCTGCGGGCCTGGGGCGACATGCAGTCGCCCACGGAGGCGTCCATCGAAGAGTCGTTCACCGCACTGGCCGAACTGCAGCGCCAAGGCCTGATCCGTCACCTGGGGTTGAGCAACGTCACGGCAGCGCAGGTCAAGCAGGCCCAGGGCATTGCCAGGGTGGTCTGCGTGCAGAACCACTACAACCTGACCCATCGCGGTGACGAGTCACTCATTGCCGACCTGGGCCGGCAGGGTATCGCCTACGTGCCGTTCTTCCCGTTGGGCGGTTTCACACCGCTGCAATCGGGCACCCTTTCGGCCGTAGCGGCGCGCCTGGACGCGTCACCGCTGTGCGTGGCGCTGGCGTGGCTGCTGCAACGTGCGCCGAACATCCTGCTGATTCCCGGTACGTCGTCGGTGGCGCACCTGCAGGAGAACCTCTCGGCGAGCGAGCTGCAGATCCCGGCGCCATTGCTGGCCGAGCTGGATGCCCTGGGCGAGGGCTCGAATTGA
- a CDS encoding MBL fold metallo-hydrolase gives MKIQQIRNATIILESGPYRVLVDPMLAGKGTLPPLRLFGATQRNPLVELPASAEKDLERVTHCLITHCQKGHFDHLDRTAKRWLREKRIPVICTPHDAGYLAKRGLNVQPLAEDHERPVSFLDGTLRSVRCTHGRGLVGKLMEHGVGYLIELPVNPVCTSPATPCSPLPCASSSCAINRRSV, from the coding sequence ATGAAAATCCAACAGATCCGCAACGCCACGATCATCCTGGAGTCCGGTCCGTATCGCGTGCTTGTCGACCCGATGCTGGCCGGCAAAGGCACCCTGCCGCCGCTTCGCCTGTTCGGTGCCACCCAGCGCAATCCGCTGGTGGAGCTTCCAGCCTCTGCCGAAAAAGACCTGGAGCGCGTCACTCACTGCCTCATCACGCATTGCCAGAAAGGCCATTTCGATCATCTGGACCGCACGGCGAAACGCTGGCTGAGGGAAAAACGGATCCCGGTCATCTGCACGCCCCACGATGCCGGCTACCTCGCCAAACGGGGCTTGAATGTCCAGCCGCTGGCCGAGGACCACGAGCGGCCCGTGTCCTTCCTGGACGGCACTCTTCGCTCCGTCAGATGCACCCACGGCCGTGGCCTGGTGGGCAAACTGATGGAACACGGCGTCGGCTACCTGATCGAGCTGCCGGTGAACCCAGTGTGTACCTCGCCGGCGACACCGTGCTCACCCCTACCGTGCGCGAGTTCGTCCTGCGCCATCAACCGCAGGTCAGTGTGA
- a CDS encoding LysR family transcriptional regulator, which translates to MATDIQDLLAFVAVVNAGGFREGSRASGKSASSLSDAVRRMESRLGVRLLNRTTRSVVPTEAGARLMERIVPALGEVESALDVVNDFRDRPSGTLRLNVPVSAARLVLPSIITPFLKSYPDIRLEVITEESFVDMLAAGCDAGIRYDERLEQDMIALPIGPRLQRFATAASPAYLDARGRPEHPRDLLEHACLRGKFPSGAMPLWEYERDGETVSVDPSGPLITRIGGAVDLSVQAAVDGLGIVYLFEDWLRPYLDSGALEPVLEPWWQGFTGPFLYYPGRRYLPSPLRAFVDFINQNRGR; encoded by the coding sequence ATGGCGACGGATATTCAGGACCTGCTGGCCTTCGTGGCCGTGGTCAATGCAGGGGGATTTCGAGAAGGCTCGCGGGCCAGCGGCAAGTCCGCTTCCAGCCTCAGCGATGCCGTACGCCGGATGGAAAGCCGGCTCGGTGTCCGCCTGCTCAACCGCACCACCCGCAGCGTGGTGCCGACCGAGGCCGGCGCCCGCTTGATGGAACGCATCGTGCCGGCCTTGGGCGAGGTCGAGTCCGCCCTGGATGTGGTCAACGATTTTCGCGACCGCCCTTCCGGCACCCTCAGGCTGAACGTACCGGTCAGTGCCGCACGCCTGGTGCTGCCGTCCATCATCACACCGTTTCTGAAGAGCTACCCTGACATTCGCCTGGAAGTGATCACCGAAGAAAGCTTCGTCGACATGCTGGCGGCCGGGTGTGATGCGGGCATTCGCTACGACGAGCGCCTGGAGCAGGACATGATCGCCCTGCCCATTGGCCCACGCTTGCAGCGCTTCGCGACCGCCGCCTCGCCGGCATACCTCGATGCCAGGGGGCGTCCCGAGCACCCAAGGGATTTGCTGGAACACGCCTGCCTGCGGGGCAAGTTCCCCAGCGGCGCCATGCCGTTGTGGGAGTACGAGCGTGACGGCGAAACCGTCAGCGTCGATCCGAGCGGCCCGTTGATCACTCGCATTGGCGGTGCGGTGGACCTGTCGGTGCAGGCCGCGGTGGACGGGCTGGGCATCGTTTATCTGTTCGAAGACTGGCTCCGCCCCTACCTGGACAGCGGCGCCCTGGAGCCGGTGCTCGAACCCTGGTGGCAGGGCTTTACCGGACCGTTTCTCTACTACCCCGGCCGCCGCTACCTGCCCTCGCCGTTGCGGGCGTTCGTGGATTTCATCAATCAGAACCGGGGCCGCTGA